From Anopheles arabiensis isolate DONGOLA chromosome 3, AaraD3, whole genome shotgun sequence, a single genomic window includes:
- the LOC120900595 gene encoding phenoloxidase-activating factor 2-like → MMLFPSVIILLSVAAHVTKANVITQSDVCKGGLCLPKHLCPTGRLEDGPLQQGELVTLNVDEENVCGDFMKKCCIGASSADGVMIQEAQTADVQCGSPVTSPLVYNVESNLTYANYGEFPWTVAIFNISFSANEMKLTLVGGGSLIHPKFVLTAAHTLKKPDRYVARFGEWSINSDAEIYPSQDIGIEEHIIHPSYRDSCLLENDIALAVLKRNVIYTEHIRPICLPSPTDVYDGQRCIATGWGLDVRTQQPAPIMKRIELPVVPRDRCQLLYRRAEVDYSFKLHRSMMCAGGEAGEDTCDQDGGTPLACKKEDGSYVVAGITSWGLDCGRVDAPGIYVDVAKFACWINDTIEGYAELHAEE, encoded by the exons ATGATGTTATTTCCAAGTGTGATCATTTTGCTGTCCGTAGCAGCACACGTCACGAAGGCGAACGTCATAACACAGTCAGAT GTTTGTAAAGGAGGACTCTGTCTGCCGAAACACTTGTGTCCAACGGGAAGGCTTGAGGATGGACCTCTACAGCAGGGAGAGCTTGTAACGCTCAACGTGGACGAAGAGAACGTTTGCGGTGACTTCATGAAGAAATGTTGCATCGGAGCATCGAGCGCTGATGGCGTTATG ATTCAAGAAGCACAAACGGCTGATGTTCAATGTGGAAGTCCAGTCACTTCTCCGCTGGTATACAATGTGGAATCAAACCTGACGTACGCCAACTACGGCGAGTTCCCGTGGACGGTGGCCATTTTTAACATCTCGTTTTCAGCAAACGAAATGAAGCTGACCCTCGTTGGTGGTGGCAGTCTCATCCATCCCAAGTTTGTGCTGACGGCAGCCCATACGCTCAAGAAGCCGGATCGATATGTGGCTCGGTTTGGTGAGTGGAGTATAAATTCTGATGCGGAAATATACCCTTCACAG GATATTGGCATCGAGGAACACATCATACACCCTTCGTACAGAGATTCATGTTTACTGGAGAACGATATAGCACTCGCCGTGCTGAAACGCAACGTAATCTACACCGAGCACATTCGCCCCATCTGTCTGCCAAGTCCGACGGACGTGTATGACGGTCAACGGTGCATTGCAACCGGTTGGGGACTAGACGTTAGAACACAGCAACCGGCGCCCATTATGAAGCGCATCGAACTGCCCGTTGTACCGCGCGATCGCTGTCAGCTGTTGTATCGGAGGGCTGAAGTGGACTACTCCTTCAAGCTGCATCGCAGTATGATGTGTGCCGGTGGTGAGGCTGGTGAGGATACGTGTGACCAAGATGGTGGTACACCGTTGGCGTGTAAAAAGGAGGACGGATCTTACGTGGTGGCCGGGATAACGTCATGGGGATTGGATTGTGGTCGAGTGGACGCGCCCGGTATTTATGTGGATGTGGCAAAGTTTGCCTGCTGGATCAACGACACGATCGAAGGGTACGCAGAGCTGCATGCTGAAGAGtag